The genomic DNA TGGCGGTGGAAGCCTCGGACTTGTTCTGTCGGCGTTCGGACTGGCGCCCGTACACGCCTGCATAAATCTCGGTGACTATAGGTTCCGCAATCGCTGTTGCCATGACGGTCATCACCCCTTGGTTTCCGAAGGTACGTCGCGCTGGCTACGCACCCAACTGGATTTACTCAAGGGCACCCCCTGGCACCCGCACCGCGGCTTCGAGACCGTCACCTACATCATCGACGGCGTCTTCGACCACCAGGACTCCAACGGCGGTGGCGGCACCATCACCAACGGCGACACCCAGTGGATGACGGCGGGCGCGGGCCTGCTGCACATCGAGGCGCCGCCGGAGTCCCTCGTCGTGTCCGGCGGTCTCTTCCACGGGCTCCAGCTCTGGGTGAACCTCCCGGCCAAGGACAAGATGATGGCCCCGCGCTACCAGGACATCCGCGGCGGCCAGGTCCAGCTCCTCACCACCCCCGACGGCGGCGCGCTCCTGCGGGTCATCGCCGGTGAGCTGGACGGCCACCAGGGCCCCGGCATCACGCACACCCCGATCACGATGATCCACGCGACGGTGGCGCCGGGTGCGGAGGTCACCCTGCCCTGGCGCGAGGACTTCAACGGTGTCGCGTACGTCCTCGCGGGCAAGGGCAGCGTCGGCCCGGACCGTCGTCCGATCCACATGGGACAGACGGCCGTGTTCGGCGCGGGTTCGTCCCTGACCGTCCGCGCGGACGAGCAGCAGGACGGGAACACTCCGGACCTGGAGGTCGCCATCCTCGGCGGTCAGCCGATCCGCGAGCCGATGGCGCACTACGGCCCGTTCGTCATGAACACCCGCGAGGAACTCCAGCAGGCCTTCGAGGACTTCCAGAAGGGCCGGCTGGGCACCATCCCCGCCGTGCACGGCATGACCGGCGGCGGCCCGCAGTCCTGACCCGCCGTCACCCGGGCGGTCCGTCCCGACGGGACGGACCGCCCGTCGCGTGATCGGGTGGGAGCGTGCAGCTCCTCCCGGTTTCCGTACGACGGCTCGCCGCCTGGTGCGCCGTCGTCCTGCTCGTCTCGGGGGTCGGCTACGTCGGGATCCGGCTCTGTGCCGAGTTGAAGACCGCCGTGACGCCCGTGCTGCTCGCGCTGCTCGGGACCGCGCTGCTCGGGCCGTTGTACCGGCGGCTGGTGAAGGCGCACGTGAACCGGTCGGTCGCCGCCATGATCACCTGTGTCGCGGTCGTCGCCGTCGTCGGCGGGGCCGTGTACATCGTGGTGGCCGCGCTGATCGACACCGGGGACCAGATCGTGTCCTCGCTCAAGGACGCGGCGAACTCCCTCTCCGACCACTTCGGGGCCGCCGGCACCTCGCTGGACGACCTCGCCTCCAACGCCAAGGAACTGCTCGCCAAGTTCGGCGGGACGGCCGCCTCGAACGTCATCAGCGGGGTCAGCGTCGTCGGCGAGACCATCGCCATGGCCGTCCTGGCGCTGCTGCTCGTCTTCTTCTTCCTCCGCGACTCCCACCGCGCCGCAGGCCTGCTGCGCTCGCTCGCCCCGCACGGCACCGCCGACCTCGTCGAGGCCATGGCCCGCCGGGCCTTCGAGGGCGTCGAGGGCTTCATGCGCGGGACCACCGTCATCGCCCTCATCGACGCCCTCTGTATCGGCATCGGGCTGCTCGTGCTGGACGTACCGGGGGCGTTCGGCCTGGCCGCGCTCGTCTTCGTCGGCGCCTATCTCCCCTACCTCGGCGCCCTCATCTCCGGCGCCGTCGCCGTGCTGGTCGCGCTCGCCGACCGGGGTGTCGTCATCGCGCTGTGGGCGCTGGGGATCGTCCTCGCCGTGCAGGTCCTTGAGGGACACGTCCTCCAGCCGATGATCCAGAGCCGGACCGTGCAGATGCACCCGGCGGTCGTGATGATCGCGATCACCGCGGGCGCCTCGGTCGCCGGCGTCCTCGGCATGCTGCTCGCGGTACCGCTGACCGCCGCCGCCTTCGGAGTCGTCCACGAACTGCGGGAGCGCTACGCGTCCCAGGACCCGAACTCCGGGACACCGCCCGAGCCGTCCCCGGAGCCGTTCCCCGAGCCGTCCCCGTCGGACTCGTAGAGCTCGAACCAGATGCTCTTGCCCTCGCCCCTCGGGTCCACGCCCCAGGTCTCGGCGAGCAGCTCGATCAGCAGCAACCCGCGCCCGGAGGACGCCAGTTCACCGGGGTGCCGCTTGTGCGGGAGGTCGTCGCCGGCGTCCGTGACCTCGACCCGCATCCGCCGCTCACCGCTCTCGCCGGACACCTCGGCGGTCAGCAGCGCGTCGGCGTCGGTGTGCACGAGAACGTTGGTGAGCATCTCGGAGACGAGCAGGACCGCCGAGTCGACCTGGTCGGCGGTCGTCCAGTCGTGGAGGAGCTCACGCAGTTGCTGCCGGGCCACCGCGATCCGCTCGGGCTCGGCCTGCGCGACCGTGAGCACCGTGCGGCGGACCGTCGGCGGGGCGGTCACGGTGTCGCCGCAGCCGCAGCTCTCGCCCTCCCGGGACAGCAGCAGTACGGCGATGTCGTCCTCGCGGCGGTCCACGAGCGGGCCCGTGGTGTGGTGCGAGGAGGGCCCGTGGACGGCCTGGACGAGCGCGTCGGCGAGTTCCTCCAGGTCGCCCTTGTGCTCCTCCAGGATCGTCCGGATGCGCTGCCAGCCCGTCTCCAGGTCATGGCCGCCGGTCTCGATCAGCCCGTCGGTGCAGATCATCATGGTCTCGCCGGGCTCCAGGGCGAGCGTGGTCGTCGGATAGTCGGCGTCCGGGTCGATGCCGAGCGGCAGACCACCCGCCGTGGGCCGCGCCAGCACCGTCCCGTCCGCCATGCGTATCGCCGGGTCGGGATGGCCGGCCCGGGCGATCTCCAGGACGCCGGTCGCCGGATCGGCCTCGACGTACAGGCAGGTCGCGAAGCGCGGGTCGGCCTTCTCCGCGTCGCCGTTGGTGATGCCGTGCAGGAAGCGGGAGGCGCGGGACAGTACCGCGTCGGGCCGGTGCCCTTCGGAGGCGTAGGCGCGCAGGGCGATCCGGAGCTGCCCCATCAGCCCGGCGGCGCGCACGTCGTGCCCCTGTACGTCCCCGATGACCAGCGCGATCCTGCCTCCCCCAGAGGGGGTGCCCCCAGGCAGCGGAATCATGTCGTACCAGTCGCCGCCGACCTGGAGCCCGCCGCCGGTCGGGATGTAGCGGGCGGCGACGCTCATGCCCGGGATCTCCGGGCCCAGCGTGGGCAGCATCGAGCGCTGGAGCCCGTCGGTCAGCTCGCGCTCGGACTCGGCGACCCCGGCGCGGGACAGGGCCTGCGCGAGCATCCGGGCGACCGTGGTGAGGACGGACCGCTCGTCGGGCGTGAAGGCCACCGGGTGGGTGAAGGCGGCCATCCAGGCGCCCATCGTGCGCCCGGCGACGGTCAGCGGCAGGAACGCCCAGGACTGCCGGTGGAAGTGCTGGGCGAGCGGCCAGGTGACCGGGTAGCGCTCCTTGTACTGCTCGGGCGTGGACAGATAGACGGCACGGCCCGTCCGGACGACCTCGGCGGCCGGGTAGTCGGTCACCGTGGACATGTGCGAGAACGGGTCCTCGTCGCCCGGCTGATGCCCGTGGTGGCCGACGATCGTGAGGCGGTCGCCCGATACGCCGAACACGGCGAGGCCGTCCGGTGAGAAGCCCGGCATCGACAGGCCGGCCGCGACCCGCAGCACCTCCGCCGTGGACCGCGCCTCCGCCAGCGCCCGGCCCGCGTCCAGCAGGAACGCCTCGCGGGAGCGCCGCCAGTCACCGGTGACCGCCGTCCGCCCGGCCGGTGTGCCCGGCGTGGGCTCGGCGACCTCCTGGAGGGTTCCGATCAGCTCGAACGACCGGGTCTCGGGGTCGTAGGACGGCTTGGAACGGCTGCGGACGGTGCGGATCACCCGGCCCCGCTCGTCCATGATCCGCACTCGCACCTCGGCGAGGGTGTCCTCGGCGACGGCAAGGCCGACGACCCCGGCGATCTCGTTCCAGTCGACGGGGTGGAGTCGGGCCCGGGTCTGAGCCTCCGTGAGGGTGGTCGGCTCGGCGGGCAGCCCGAGCAGCCGTGCGGCCTCGGCGTCCACCGTGACCAGCTCCGTGGCGGTGTCCCAATGCCACAGGCCGGTCGCGAGGGCGGCGAGTACCTCCCCCACGGCGGGCAGGGGCTCACCAGTGCGCATTGCCCCACTGTAAGAAGAGGAGAACGAACCCTGCCACCGAGGGAGCCCGGAGTTAATGGTGGGGAGGCGATGTATGGGTGGCCGGTACCCTTGGGACGTCCGGGCTCCGGCCCCGGACGTTTCACGTGAAACACTCCCCGATCCGCGAAGGCTGGATGAACGACGATGCATCGGTACAGGTCCCACACCTGCGGCGAGCTCCGCGCCTCTGACGTCGGCACCGACGTCCGGCTGAGTGGCTGGCTGCACAATCGGCGCGACCTGGGCGGCATCCTCTTCATCGATCTGCGCGATCACTACGGCATCACGCAGCTCGTCGCCCGCCCCGGCACGCCCGCGTACGAGGCCCTCGACAAGGTCACCAAGGAGTCGACGGTCCGCGTCGACGGCAAGGTCGTCTCCCGCGGCACGGACAACGTGAACCCGGATCTGCCGACCGGCGAGATCGAGGTCGAGGTCGGCGAGGTCGAGCTGCTCGGCGCCGCCGCCCCGCTCCCCTTCACGATCAACACCGAGGACGGGGTCAACGAGGAGCGGCGCCTGGAGTACCGCTTCCTGGACCTGCGCCGCGAGCGCATGCACCGCAACATCATGCTGCGCTCCTCGGTGATCGCCTCGATCCGCTCGAAGATGGTCGCCCTCGGCTTCAACGAGATGGCCACCCCGATCCTCTCCGCGACCTCCCCCGAGGGCGCGCGCGACTTCGTGGTCCCGTCCCGCCTGAACCCGGGCAAGTTCTACGCCCTCCCGCAGGCACCGCAGCAGTTCAAGCAACTGCTGATGATCTCCGGCTTCGACCGCTACTTCCAGATCGCGCCCTGCTTCCGCGACGAGGACGCGCGTGCGGACCGCTCGCCGGGCGAGTTCTACCAGCTCGACGTCGAGATGAGCTTCGTGGAGCAGGAAGACGTCTTCCAGCCGATCGAGAAGCTCATGACCGAGCTGTTCGAGGAGTTCGGCGGCGGCCAGCCGGTCACCTCCCCCTTCCCGCGCATCCCGTTCCGCGAGTCGATGGTGAAGTACGGCTCCGACAAGCCGGACCTGCGCGCGAAGCTCGAACTGACCGACATCACGGACGTGTTCGAGGGCTCGGAGTTCAAGGCGTTCGCCGGCAAGCACGTACGCGCGCTGCCGGTACCGGACGTGGCGTCCCAGTCCCGCAAGTTCTTCGACCAGCTCGGCGATTTCGCGGTCACCCTCGGCGCGAAGGGCCTGGCCTGGGTCCGCGTGACCGAGGACGGCTCGCTGACGGGCCCGATCGCGAAGTTCCTCACGGAGGAGAACGTCGCGGAGCTGACGAAGCGCCTGTCGCTGGCCCCCGGGCACGCGGTCTTCTTCGGCGCGGGCGAGTTCGAAGAGGTCTCGAAGATCATGGGCGCGGTGCGGGTGGAAGCCGCGAAGCGCGCCGGGCACTTCGAGGAAGGCGTCTTCCGCTTCTGCTGGATCGTCGACTTCCCGATGTACGAGAAGGACGAGGAGACCGGGAAGATCGACTTCTCGCACAACCCGTTCTCGATGCCGCAGGGCGGCCTGGAGGCCCTGGAGACCCAGGACCCGCTGGACATCCTGGGCTGGCAGTACGACATCGTCTGCAACGGCGTCGAGCTGTCCTCCGGCGCGATCCGGAACCACGAGCCCGACATCATGCTCAAGGCCTTCGAGATCGCGGGCTACGACCGTGACACCGTCGAGGAGCAGTTCGCCGGCATGCTGCGCGCGTTCCGCTTCGGCGCCCCGCCGCACGGCGGGATCGCCCCCGGCGTCGACCGCATCGTCATGCTGCTCGCGGAGGAGCCGAACATCCGCGAGACGATCGCGTTCCCGCTCAACGGCAACGCCCAGGACCTGATGATGGGCGCGCCGACGGAGCTGGACGAGACGCGCCTGCGGGAGCTGCACCTGTCGGTGCGGAAGCCGCAGCCGAAGTAGTAAGCGAACAGCGGAACTTGGGGCTCGGAACCGGCATCGGTTTCGAGCCCTTTCGCTTACGCACAGGATTCACAGCGCATTCTCATGTTCATGTCATGTCGGGCGCCCCTAGCGTCCCCGGCATGACGGATTCCCGAGTACCCCCCATGGATTCTGAAGTCCCCGAGGACAAGGGACAGTTGGCGCGTCGTACGGTCCTGGTCGCCGGAGGCGTGGCGGTGACGGCGGTGGGCGTCGCCGGAGCCCTCACGGTGAACGCCTCGGCGCAGGAGGCCACCACGGCGCCCGCGACCTCGACCGGGGACACCTGCTACACGCTCACCTCGGAGCTGGTCGAGGGCCCGTACTACATCGACGCCGACAAGATCCGCCGCGATGTGACGGAGGACCAGGAGGGCATCCCGCTCACCCTGGACCTCAAGGTGATCGACGCGGACACCTGCAGACCGCTGCGGAACGCGGCCGTCGACATCTGGCACTGCAACGCGACCGGCGTCTACTCCGGCTACGAGGCGGGCGGCGGTGGCGGCCCGGCCCCCACGGGCGCGCCCTCCGGCACTCCGACCGGCACCCCGACGGGTGGTCCGCCGCCCGGTGGTGGCGGAGGCCACCAGGAACCGACCGACGACGACCGTTTCCTGCGCGGCACCTGGCACACGGACCGCCATGGCCAGGTCACCTTCAAGACGGTCTTCCCCGGCTGGTACCAGGGCCGCTGCGTCCACATCCACGTCAAGGTCCACGTCGACGGCGAGTGGACGGACGCGGGCTACGAGGGCGGCCACACCTGCCACACGGGCCAGTTGTTCTTCGACGAGAAGTCGGTCCTGGCGTCGGCGGTCCTGGAGCCGTACGTCTCGAACACGGCGACCCGCACGACGCTCACCGAGGACGGGATCTACCCGCAGAACGGCCACGAGGGCGGCCTGCTGTACCTCAAGTACGACAGGCGGCGGATCGCGCGGGGCGTGCGGGCGCGGCTGACGCTGGGGGTGGCGCCGGACGAGACGAACGACGGCACGGGCGGGGGCGGCCCGGGAGGCCCGGGCCCGTCGGCGTCCCCTTCTGCCTCACCGTCGGCCACGACAGGCTGACGGACGCACGAACTAAGACCGACCTCGTACGTCATACGACGGCCTCCCCCGCCATGGAAACCTCGCAGCGGACACACAGGAATATCGATGTGCCTGCACAGAGGCAGGGCGTGTCATGGACGTACGAGGTCGGAACCGCCCGGCCGCGCACCACGTGAACGCCGGGAGGAAGCGATGGGATACATCGTGCTCGCACTGCTGTTGATCGCCGGGGCGGCGTTCGCCGTCGTCCTTCTGCGGCGCTCGCACGGGGCGCGGGGCGGGTCCGACCTGTCCGACCTGGACGCGGAGGTCGAGGCCAGCGGCTGGGTACTGCGGCTCGGCGCGAGCCTGTCCGTCCCCGAGGCGAGGGTCTGGGCGGGAGCGGACGAAGCGGCGACGCGGGCCCTGACCGACGCGGCCGAATGCCACCGGGCCGCCGGCGTGCAACTGTCCGCGGCGCACACCGCGGACGAATACGCCCAGGCGACCCGGGTCGCTCAGGAGGGCCTCGCCCATATCGCTACGGCGCGTGCGGCGCTGGGGACCGGTCCGGTACTGGCGGACTCGGCGGCGTAGGAGAGCGGGGCGATCAGGCTGGGCGTGCCCGTTCCGCCTCCAGTCGTCAGACCTGGTCTGTGTCGGGCTGGGGCTGGGGAGCCTCAGGGGTCTCGACGAACAGATCTTCGGCCGTGGAGGCGGTCAGGGAACGGTCGAACCAGAGGGCGAGGGTGTCGAGGTCGGTGCAGGAGGTGATGCGTTCCCGGATGTCGTCAGGAACGTCGATACCGTGCTTCTCCAGCACACGCAGGATGAACGAGGCACCCTCCTCGGCCTTGCCCTGCGTCCTGCCTTCGGCTTTGCCCTCGGCCTTCCCTTCCAGGTATTTCTCCTCGTAGATCGTCCCGTGGCCCGGGAAGTGGGTGATGACGTTCGACATCAGCTCTCTCCATTTCTCCTTGGCCGGAGTGTTCTCCAGGCCGACTTCCATCACCTCGAACCAGTACGCCGTGGTGCCTGGATCGAATGACATGAGTCCGCGGACCATCGCTTCCAGTATGGCGGGCGCTCTGCGGTCATCGCTATGAACGATCGCCGAGAGCACGGAGAGCGCCGGCTGCCGGGTCACCATCGACTCGTCGGTGATCACTGGGACAGTGCCCGGTCCCAGCACGAACGGGCGTGTGAGCTGGGTCGTCCACGGACCGACGGCGCACTCGAAGGGACCGGCAGCCCACTTTGCCGTCGACCGGTCTCGGCATACGGCCACCAACAGCACCGGCATGTCGTACTTCGCGCTCAGGTGCGCCACGTAGTAGGCCCAGCTCTTCGCCTTGTCCGGGTCCTTCTTGGTCTGGGACTCGATGGCGAGCAGGAAGCTCTCTCCCATGGCGGGTTCGAACTTGAGCACCGTGTCCACTCGGCGCTCCAGGGGCCGGATCTCGGTGGCGTCCGGTGTGATCGAGCCGAAGTCCGACTTCGCGGGCGGCGGGATGCCCAGTGACTCGAAGACGAGGGTGAGAGCCTCCGGATGCTCCTGGAAGAGCCGGTGGGTCGCCTCGTGGGTTGATGTGACCATGTGCGCAACCTAGGTGGATCAAGGACGGAGATGTCCGGCCGAATGCGTGGCGTTCACTCTTT from Streptomyces sp. NBC_01478 includes the following:
- a CDS encoding AI-2E family transporter gives rise to the protein MQLLPVSVRRLAAWCAVVLLVSGVGYVGIRLCAELKTAVTPVLLALLGTALLGPLYRRLVKAHVNRSVAAMITCVAVVAVVGGAVYIVVAALIDTGDQIVSSLKDAANSLSDHFGAAGTSLDDLASNAKELLAKFGGTAASNVISGVSVVGETIAMAVLALLLVFFFLRDSHRAAGLLRSLAPHGTADLVEAMARRAFEGVEGFMRGTTVIALIDALCIGIGLLVLDVPGAFGLAALVFVGAYLPYLGALISGAVAVLVALADRGVVIALWALGIVLAVQVLEGHVLQPMIQSRTVQMHPAVVMIAITAGASVAGVLGMLLAVPLTAAAFGVVHELRERYASQDPNSGTPPEPSPEPFPEPSPSDS
- a CDS encoding ATP-binding SpoIIE family protein phosphatase encodes the protein MRTGEPLPAVGEVLAALATGLWHWDTATELVTVDAEAARLLGLPAEPTTLTEAQTRARLHPVDWNEIAGVVGLAVAEDTLAEVRVRIMDERGRVIRTVRSRSKPSYDPETRSFELIGTLQEVAEPTPGTPAGRTAVTGDWRRSREAFLLDAGRALAEARSTAEVLRVAAGLSMPGFSPDGLAVFGVSGDRLTIVGHHGHQPGDEDPFSHMSTVTDYPAAEVVRTGRAVYLSTPEQYKERYPVTWPLAQHFHRQSWAFLPLTVAGRTMGAWMAAFTHPVAFTPDERSVLTTVARMLAQALSRAGVAESERELTDGLQRSMLPTLGPEIPGMSVAARYIPTGGGLQVGGDWYDMIPLPGGTPSGGGRIALVIGDVQGHDVRAAGLMGQLRIALRAYASEGHRPDAVLSRASRFLHGITNGDAEKADPRFATCLYVEADPATGVLEIARAGHPDPAIRMADGTVLARPTAGGLPLGIDPDADYPTTTLALEPGETMMICTDGLIETGGHDLETGWQRIRTILEEHKGDLEELADALVQAVHGPSSHHTTGPLVDRREDDIAVLLLSREGESCGCGDTVTAPPTVRRTVLTVAQAEPERIAVARQQLRELLHDWTTADQVDSAVLLVSEMLTNVLVHTDADALLTAEVSGESGERRMRVEVTDAGDDLPHKRHPGELASSGRGLLLIELLAETWGVDPRGEGKSIWFELYESDGDGSGNGSGDGSGGVPEFGSWDA
- the aspS gene encoding aspartate--tRNA ligase, yielding MHRYRSHTCGELRASDVGTDVRLSGWLHNRRDLGGILFIDLRDHYGITQLVARPGTPAYEALDKVTKESTVRVDGKVVSRGTDNVNPDLPTGEIEVEVGEVELLGAAAPLPFTINTEDGVNEERRLEYRFLDLRRERMHRNIMLRSSVIASIRSKMVALGFNEMATPILSATSPEGARDFVVPSRLNPGKFYALPQAPQQFKQLLMISGFDRYFQIAPCFRDEDARADRSPGEFYQLDVEMSFVEQEDVFQPIEKLMTELFEEFGGGQPVTSPFPRIPFRESMVKYGSDKPDLRAKLELTDITDVFEGSEFKAFAGKHVRALPVPDVASQSRKFFDQLGDFAVTLGAKGLAWVRVTEDGSLTGPIAKFLTEENVAELTKRLSLAPGHAVFFGAGEFEEVSKIMGAVRVEAAKRAGHFEEGVFRFCWIVDFPMYEKDEETGKIDFSHNPFSMPQGGLEALETQDPLDILGWQYDIVCNGVELSSGAIRNHEPDIMLKAFEIAGYDRDTVEEQFAGMLRAFRFGAPPHGGIAPGVDRIVMLLAEEPNIRETIAFPLNGNAQDLMMGAPTELDETRLRELHLSVRKPQPK
- a CDS encoding intradiol ring-cleavage dioxygenase, producing the protein MDSEVPEDKGQLARRTVLVAGGVAVTAVGVAGALTVNASAQEATTAPATSTGDTCYTLTSELVEGPYYIDADKIRRDVTEDQEGIPLTLDLKVIDADTCRPLRNAAVDIWHCNATGVYSGYEAGGGGGPAPTGAPSGTPTGTPTGGPPPGGGGGHQEPTDDDRFLRGTWHTDRHGQVTFKTVFPGWYQGRCVHIHVKVHVDGEWTDAGYEGGHTCHTGQLFFDEKSVLASAVLEPYVSNTATRTTLTEDGIYPQNGHEGGLLYLKYDRRRIARGVRARLTLGVAPDETNDGTGGGGPGGPGPSASPSASPSATTG